In the Nitrososphaerales archaeon genome, one interval contains:
- the guaA gene encoding glutamine-hydrolyzing GMP synthase produces the protein MDKIVVLDFGSQYTHLICRRIREFKVYAELVPYNISADELKSMEPKGIIFSGGPASVYEENAPICDRKIFDFNLPILGICYGHQMLVHSFGGKVRRANREYGSADLIIDDSTDLFSGLDSKMRCWMSHGDAADQLPAGFKAIAHTSNSFAAAIADKDRKFFGIQFHPEVVHTERGMEVLKNFVLKVCKAKPEWDMKNFIERTVEQIREKVGDETVLCAASGGIDSTVTALIMHKAVGDRLRCVFVNHGLLREGEEEEVVKMFKHYFGIRLIYVDAEERFLRKLQGVTDPERKRLIIGEEFARIFEEVARENGPFQWLAQGTLYPDVIESGISKGPAAVIKSHHNVAGLPEELDFKVIEPLRNLYKDEVKEVGRLLGMPERLINRHPFPGPGLAVRIIGEVTKEKINICKKASMIVEDELMKAGLYDKVWQAFAVVGDDKAVGVLGDERVYGNMVTIRIVESVDAMTADWARLPHELLERISNRITNEIEGVAWVSYAISSKPPATIEPQ, from the coding sequence ATGGACAAGATAGTAGTTCTGGATTTCGGTTCCCAATATACACACCTGATCTGCAGGAGGATAAGGGAATTCAAGGTCTATGCTGAACTTGTGCCATACAACATATCTGCAGATGAACTAAAAAGCATGGAACCAAAGGGTATAATATTTTCTGGAGGGCCTGCGAGTGTTTATGAGGAAAATGCCCCGATATGTGATAGGAAAATCTTCGATTTTAACTTACCTATACTCGGCATATGCTACGGTCATCAGATGCTTGTGCATAGCTTTGGTGGCAAGGTAAGGAGAGCTAACAGAGAGTATGGAAGTGCAGATCTAATCATTGATGATAGCACTGATCTGTTCAGCGGACTAGATTCAAAGATGCGGTGCTGGATGAGCCATGGTGATGCTGCGGACCAGTTACCAGCAGGATTCAAGGCTATTGCACACACAAGCAACTCTTTTGCAGCTGCAATTGCAGATAAAGACAGGAAGTTCTTTGGTATACAGTTCCATCCGGAGGTTGTTCATACAGAAAGGGGTATGGAGGTTCTGAAGAATTTTGTGTTGAAGGTATGTAAAGCGAAACCGGAATGGGATATGAAGAACTTCATAGAGAGAACAGTTGAGCAGATAAGAGAAAAGGTTGGAGATGAAACTGTCTTATGTGCCGCAAGTGGTGGTATAGACTCTACAGTTACTGCATTGATAATGCATAAAGCTGTTGGTGACAGGTTGCGATGTGTCTTTGTGAACCATGGATTGCTAAGAGAAGGAGAGGAAGAAGAGGTGGTGAAAATGTTCAAACACTACTTTGGCATTAGATTGATCTATGTTGATGCAGAGGAAAGGTTTCTGCGTAAATTGCAGGGTGTAACGGATCCTGAGAGAAAGCGTCTGATAATTGGGGAGGAATTTGCAAGAATATTTGAAGAGGTTGCAAGAGAGAATGGGCCATTCCAATGGCTTGCGCAAGGCACATTGTATCCAGATGTGATTGAAAGTGGTATATCGAAGGGCCCAGCTGCAGTAATAAAATCACATCACAACGTTGCAGGTTTGCCAGAGGAATTGGACTTTAAGGTGATTGAACCACTGCGTAATTTGTATAAAGATGAGGTAAAGGAAGTTGGTCGGTTGCTTGGAATGCCTGAACGGTTGATAAACAGACATCCCTTCCCAGGTCCAGGTCTTGCTGTACGCATCATTGGTGAGGTTACAAAGGAGAAGATCAACATATGCAAAAAAGCGAGCATGATAGTCGAAGATGAACTTATGAAAGCAGGATTGTATGACAAGGTATGGCAAGCATTTGCCGTAGTTGGTGATGATAAGGCAGTTGGAGTCTTAGGCGATGAGAGGGTTTATGGTAATATGGTGACAATTAGGATCGTAGAATCTGTTGACGCGATGACAGCTGATTGGGCTCGCTTGCCGCATGAATTGCTGGAAAGAATAAGCAACAGGATAACCAATGAAATTGAAGGTGTTGCATGGGTTAGCTATGCTATTTCAAGCAAGCCCCCTGCTACAATAGAACCGCAGTAG
- a CDS encoding 30S ribosomal protein S27e codes for MKKMHIPVPEPRSRFLSVKCEQCGKENIVFSHTTVDVKCKACNAIIAESSGSKAILFSKDVKELR; via the coding sequence ATGAAGAAGATGCATATACCAGTTCCAGAGCCAAGGAGCAGGTTTCTATCTGTAAAGTGCGAGCAGTGTGGCAAGGAGAATATAGTCTTCTCGCATACAACAGTTGATGTCAAATGCAAGGCATGTAACGCTATAATAGCTGAAAGTTCCGGAAGCAAAGCGATACTCTTCAGCAAGGATGTTAAAGAATTACGTTAA
- a CDS encoding 50S ribosomal protein L44e, translating into MKVPKEIRTFCPKCKKHTEHSVSLYKKGKDRSSALGARRHAEDKKGYGGQKFPELKRTAKTTKKQTLLLKCKACNYVLQKYGMRLRKLEIVAQ; encoded by the coding sequence ATGAAAGTGCCGAAGGAGATCAGAACTTTCTGCCCCAAATGTAAGAAGCATACAGAACATTCTGTAAGTTTGTATAAGAAGGGGAAGGATCGCTCATCTGCACTTGGAGCCAGAAGGCATGCCGAGGATAAGAAGGGCTATGGCGGTCAAAAGTTCCCTGAGTTAAAGAGGACTGCCAAGACAACAAAGAAACAGACTCTGCTGTTGAAATGCAAGGCATGCAATTATGTGTTGCAGAAGTATGGAATGCGCTTGCGTAAGCTGGAGATAGTTGCGCAATGA
- a CDS encoding carbohydrate kinase family protein, with the protein MFHKLKNIRSKQVVVMHDFFIDRIVRINDFGSLISKVSAKAKVGGGSIRGIMQEEIKGGNAVNVAYSLARLGAKVSLITIGDSIGESILKEIFSPFKARLIIASGKPGYTISFELGRKKANVMVSDVGDMCNFDAGKLRKNELNAIKKASAVAVTNWASNIKGTDLARKAFENASKGALRFLDPADISTRRKEFRKCLQELSGYFDVLSVNENECRLTMRFMGLEALPVNYSSRDIMDAAKALASKLSTNVDVHTPMGSSTSNGKETIFARSVKVKTAVSTGAGDVWDAADIAGYLCGLDGEERLLFANASAALYISKIESPTFEEVSKFFKTTAVLL; encoded by the coding sequence GTGTTTCACAAATTAAAGAACATAAGATCAAAGCAAGTAGTTGTAATGCATGACTTTTTCATAGACAGAATTGTTAGAATAAACGATTTCGGGTCGCTAATTTCAAAGGTAAGTGCAAAGGCAAAGGTAGGAGGCGGGAGCATTAGAGGTATTATGCAAGAAGAGATAAAGGGAGGCAATGCTGTAAACGTTGCCTATTCGCTGGCAAGACTTGGAGCAAAAGTATCATTGATAACCATAGGTGACAGTATTGGAGAAAGCATTCTTAAGGAAATATTCTCTCCTTTCAAGGCAAGATTAATAATTGCAAGTGGAAAACCAGGTTATACTATTTCCTTCGAGCTGGGTCGCAAAAAGGCAAACGTAATGGTAAGCGATGTTGGCGATATGTGTAATTTTGATGCTGGCAAGCTTCGTAAGAATGAGTTGAATGCCATAAAGAAAGCATCTGCCGTTGCTGTAACAAACTGGGCCAGCAATATCAAAGGCACTGACCTGGCACGCAAGGCCTTCGAGAATGCAAGCAAAGGTGCATTACGCTTCCTAGACCCAGCAGACATTAGCACCAGAAGGAAGGAGTTCAGAAAGTGCTTACAAGAACTTTCAGGATACTTCGATGTTTTGAGTGTAAATGAAAATGAGTGCAGGTTAACGATGAGGTTTATGGGTCTTGAGGCATTACCTGTAAATTATTCCTCTAGAGATATTATGGATGCTGCAAAAGCACTAGCCTCCAAACTGTCAACTAACGTTGATGTGCATACCCCTATGGGCTCATCCACATCAAACGGCAAGGAGACTATATTCGCAAGATCAGTGAAAGTTAAAACCGCTGTATCCACTGGTGCTGGTGATGTTTGGGATGCTGCAGACATTGCAGGTTATTTATGTGGTCTTGATGGAGAAGAAAGATTACTATTTGCCAATGCAAGTGCAGCGCTCTACATATCTAAGATAGAGTCGCCAACATTTGAAGAGGTATCGAAATTCTTCAAAACTACTGCGGTTCTATTGTAG
- a CDS encoding adenine deaminase C-terminal domain-containing protein, whose product MTSNLAHISDKLVDVSIGRLNGDLMLKNCNLLNTYSGEIINGIEVAIYKDRIAFVGHDASNIKAKRSIDLQGMFISPGLMDAHTHIDYLVSATEFAKQALLHGTLAVFADPVDIVAVLGGKGFELFLREVRALPIKVYTMVPMALPQDPKFSSAKYMKYQEVVKALENDDVLGLGEVLSWTRVIDKEKELFKVMKYALTKGKIINGHSAGARGAKLSSYISSGIFSCHEPVSYEEVLERLRLGMWVMLREGSVRRDIKAMISEIRRNEISYSRLMIASDGTDPEDMVKIGYMDHCMRLLVRSGIHPARAAQIASLNTATYYGLDKDLGGIAPGKVADIVVFNNLEELAVSKVFVDGRLVVADGRLNITIKPFRYPSFVRNTIKVKRKLVPKDFQVKVPKEKVHDNRVKVALANLKSSIITKQDVAELHVINDNVRASKEHDVWKVAVIDRHNASGNIGLGFMKGFRTAIDAFSATINVDENQLVVIGIDEEQMAIAANATIEMRGGIVAVKDGKIIAKYAMDIAGIMSSKTYEEASKEYMELNNVLKKQASSPFNKPVQVLLFVTFVALPEIRFTDRGMVNVKKREYASIFAE is encoded by the coding sequence ATGACTAGCAACCTTGCACATATATCTGACAAACTGGTCGATGTTTCTATTGGCAGGCTTAATGGGGATCTTATGCTAAAAAATTGTAACCTGCTGAATACGTATAGTGGAGAAATAATCAACGGGATAGAGGTTGCAATATACAAGGACAGGATAGCTTTTGTAGGTCATGACGCATCTAATATCAAGGCAAAGAGATCAATAGATTTGCAGGGTATGTTCATCTCGCCAGGATTGATGGATGCACATACACACATCGATTACTTGGTTTCTGCTACGGAGTTTGCAAAACAGGCATTGTTGCATGGAACCCTTGCTGTATTTGCAGATCCTGTAGATATTGTAGCTGTGCTGGGAGGCAAAGGATTCGAGCTCTTCCTTAGGGAGGTGAGGGCATTACCAATCAAGGTGTATACCATGGTTCCAATGGCTCTCCCACAGGATCCAAAGTTCAGCAGTGCAAAGTATATGAAGTATCAGGAAGTTGTTAAAGCTCTTGAAAACGATGATGTTTTGGGTTTGGGAGAAGTTCTTTCATGGACCAGGGTAATAGACAAGGAAAAGGAGCTCTTCAAGGTTATGAAGTATGCATTAACAAAAGGCAAGATCATAAACGGACATAGTGCAGGCGCAAGGGGAGCAAAACTGTCCTCATACATTTCATCTGGAATATTTTCCTGTCATGAGCCCGTAAGCTACGAAGAGGTTTTGGAACGCTTGCGTCTGGGCATGTGGGTTATGCTTAGAGAAGGCAGTGTAAGAAGAGACATAAAAGCAATGATATCAGAAATACGTAGAAACGAGATAAGTTATTCAAGGCTTATGATAGCATCTGATGGTACCGACCCTGAGGATATGGTTAAGATTGGATACATGGATCACTGCATGCGTCTACTTGTGAGATCAGGTATTCACCCAGCAAGGGCAGCCCAGATAGCGTCGCTCAACACCGCAACTTACTATGGACTAGATAAAGACCTTGGTGGCATAGCTCCTGGTAAAGTTGCTGATATAGTAGTCTTTAACAATTTGGAAGAGCTGGCGGTATCAAAGGTATTTGTTGATGGTAGGTTGGTAGTTGCTGATGGCAGGTTGAATATTACAATCAAGCCATTCAGATATCCATCATTTGTAAGAAATACGATAAAAGTGAAGAGGAAACTTGTACCTAAAGACTTTCAGGTAAAGGTTCCGAAGGAGAAGGTACATGATAATAGGGTCAAGGTTGCACTTGCTAATCTTAAGAGCAGCATAATAACAAAGCAGGATGTCGCAGAACTTCATGTAATAAATGATAATGTAAGAGCATCTAAGGAGCATGACGTATGGAAGGTTGCTGTCATTGATCGGCATAATGCTTCTGGAAACATAGGTCTTGGGTTCATGAAGGGCTTCAGGACAGCTATTGATGCGTTTTCTGCTACGATAAACGTTGACGAGAATCAGCTAGTGGTCATAGGTATAGATGAGGAGCAGATGGCTATAGCTGCTAACGCAACTATAGAAATGAGAGGCGGTATAGTAGCTGTGAAGGATGGTAAAATAATAGCTAAATATGCTATGGACATAGCTGGTATAATGTCATCCAAGACGTATGAGGAAGCATCGAAGGAATATATGGAATTGAATAATGTGCTCAAGAAGCAAGCATCATCTCCTTTCAATAAACCTGTGCAAGTATTGTTATTCGTTACCTTCGTTGCGTTGCCAGAAATACGCTTTACCGACCGTGGCATGGTCAATGTGAAGAAGAGAGAGTATGCAAGTATCTTTGCAGAATAA
- a CDS encoding NTP transferase domain-containing protein: MLAIIMAGGVGKRMLSREEKPMLLLKGKPMVNYVLRALRDSNQFEKIIALVSNNTPRTAQFLSSTGVEIANSSGTDYVKDLNCALELVKPNTALIISADIPLIDSSTIKKIVSSFRSCKKPCLTVMVSKAILDDLDMSADYCIEHNGMVICNTGISIIDSSSVDGYSKIDEEFLVMDKVQLAVNVNTKQELQIAERILP, encoded by the coding sequence ATGCTTGCTATAATAATGGCCGGCGGCGTTGGGAAAAGGATGCTATCAAGGGAAGAGAAGCCTATGTTATTATTGAAAGGAAAGCCCATGGTAAATTATGTTTTAAGAGCATTAAGGGACTCTAACCAATTTGAAAAAATAATAGCACTGGTAAGCAATAACACACCGAGGACAGCACAGTTCCTTTCAAGCACTGGCGTAGAAATAGCAAATAGCTCTGGCACAGATTATGTTAAGGATCTGAATTGCGCTTTGGAACTAGTTAAGCCGAATACCGCATTAATAATATCTGCCGATATACCGTTGATAGACAGCAGCACCATAAAGAAGATAGTTAGCAGTTTCAGAAGTTGCAAGAAACCATGCCTGACGGTAATGGTGAGCAAGGCAATTCTTGATGATCTTGATATGAGCGCAGATTACTGCATAGAACACAATGGAATGGTAATTTGCAATACGGGGATCAGCATAATAGATTCATCAAGTGTAGATGGATACTCGAAGATAGATGAGGAATTTCTGGTCATGGATAAGGTGCAGCTGGCAGTTAACGTTAACACGAAGCAGGAATTGCAGATAGCGGAAAGAATATTACCTTAA
- the thsB gene encoding thermosome subunit beta, whose product MQPGGGVPVIILKEGASQTKGRDAQRNNIMAAKLISEIAKTSLGPRGMDKMLVDTLGDVTITNDGATILKEIDVQHPAAKMMVEISKSVDNEVGDGTTSAVVLGGALLEKAEELINKNVHPTIIVDGYRKAADKALEILNDLSIKIDARDRKTLLKIALTSMGSKLVYDESPHLGEVVVDAILQVAEKHDSAYKIDMDNIKVEKKAGGSIHDTKLIKGIVLDKEVVHGGMPKRVEKAKIALINAALEVEKTEISAEIRITDPEQMKSFLEEENRMLKAMVDKVVETGANVLICQKGIDDIAQHYLAKAGVLTVRRVKESDMVKLAKATKARVVTNLEDLTSEDIGAADLVEERKVETDKWVFIEGCKDPKAITILVRGGSQRVVDEAERSIHDALMVVKDVMEKPAIVAGGGAPEAYIATELKAWANKLSGREQLAVEKFAEALETIPLTLAENAGMDPIDTMTELRSKQSKGTKWTGIDVRNTRISDMYKEDVIEPAVVKEQIIKSATEASSMILRIDDVIAASKPKTPAGPPGGGMGGMGGMGGMGGMGGMGGMGGMGGMGEE is encoded by the coding sequence ATGCAACCAGGTGGCGGAGTACCAGTTATCATACTGAAGGAAGGTGCATCGCAGACTAAGGGAAGAGATGCGCAGAGAAACAACATTATGGCAGCGAAGTTGATATCTGAGATTGCAAAGACGTCGCTCGGTCCACGGGGTATGGACAAGATGCTTGTGGACACGCTAGGCGACGTCACCATCACAAATGATGGTGCAACTATACTGAAGGAAATCGATGTGCAACACCCAGCTGCGAAGATGATGGTCGAGATATCCAAGTCGGTTGACAATGAGGTTGGCGACGGAACCACCTCGGCAGTAGTTCTTGGTGGTGCTCTTCTTGAGAAGGCAGAGGAGCTGATAAACAAGAACGTGCATCCAACAATAATCGTCGATGGTTACAGGAAGGCTGCAGATAAGGCTCTGGAGATATTGAATGACCTCAGCATAAAGATAGATGCAAGAGATAGAAAGACATTGCTAAAGATAGCTCTAACAAGCATGGGCTCCAAGTTGGTATACGACGAAAGTCCACATTTGGGCGAAGTAGTAGTTGATGCAATCCTGCAGGTTGCAGAGAAGCATGATAGCGCATACAAGATCGACATGGATAATATCAAGGTAGAAAAGAAAGCTGGAGGATCCATACATGACACCAAACTGATTAAGGGCATAGTTCTGGACAAGGAAGTTGTCCATGGAGGCATGCCCAAACGTGTAGAAAAGGCAAAGATAGCTTTGATCAATGCTGCACTTGAGGTTGAGAAGACAGAGATAAGTGCGGAGATTAGGATAACAGATCCGGAACAGATGAAGTCTTTCCTAGAAGAAGAGAACAGGATGTTAAAGGCCATGGTTGATAAGGTTGTAGAGACTGGAGCAAATGTTCTGATATGCCAGAAGGGCATTGATGACATCGCTCAGCACTATCTAGCAAAGGCAGGAGTACTTACAGTTAGGAGGGTAAAGGAGAGCGACATGGTGAAGCTTGCGAAGGCAACAAAGGCAAGGGTTGTTACAAACTTGGAGGATCTAACGTCTGAAGACATTGGAGCAGCTGACCTTGTGGAAGAGCGCAAGGTCGAGACTGACAAGTGGGTCTTCATAGAGGGATGCAAGGATCCAAAGGCAATTACAATTCTGGTCAGAGGCGGCTCCCAGCGTGTAGTTGATGAAGCAGAGAGATCTATACATGACGCGTTGATGGTTGTGAAAGATGTGATGGAGAAACCAGCTATAGTTGCCGGTGGAGGAGCTCCGGAAGCATACATTGCGACTGAATTGAAGGCATGGGCCAACAAACTGTCTGGAAGGGAACAGCTGGCAGTTGAGAAGTTTGCTGAAGCACTGGAAACGATACCATTAACACTTGCAGAAAATGCTGGCATGGATCCAATTGATACAATGACTGAACTTAGGTCAAAGCAGAGCAAGGGAACCAAATGGACTGGTATCGATGTTAGGAACACAAGGATATCTGACATGTATAAAGAAGACGTAATAGAACCAGCGGTAGTTAAGGAGCAGATAATAAAGTCAGCAACAGAAGCTAGCAGTATGATACTGCGAATAGATGACGTAATAGCTGCATCGAAGCCCAAGACCCCAGCCGGACCTCCTGGAGGCGGAATGGGAGGCATGGGCGGAATGGGAGGCATGGGCGGAATGGGAGGCATGGGCGGAATGGGAGGCATGGGCGGAATGGGCGAAGAATAA